The Helianthus annuus cultivar XRQ/B chromosome 15, HanXRQr2.0-SUNRISE, whole genome shotgun sequence genomic sequence TCGTCCCCATATCACAAGATTTTTTATATTCCTTTACAACATTTCCAAGAAACCAAACCTCATCATGCACCTTATAATTGCATACCTAAAATTCCCCTATATTATATAGCCCAAAAGCACAAACCCTCTTTCTATCCTTCCACAATTTACTAGATGCAAATGCAGCATCCCAGTAAGCAACAACAAGGTCTTCTTCAAGACCTTTTCACTCCAATCACACACACTTGGACCACATTTCCTGATGAAGATGTTGGTTTTCTTCATAGTTTTGGTGATAACACTTTTAACGAAGAAGATAATTCATATTTAGCTTCTTCTTCTACAATTATGGAACATATATTATCCTCTTTACAGCCAACTTGTGATCCAAATCTTAACAGCTTCACTGCGGTTAATATTCCGAATTCTAGTTCATTTGAGCAAAAGATATATGGACATGACGATAAACCAAAGCCAGTGGCTTCATTTCAAGAAGGATATCCAAGAATTGTGGAACAAAAAGATGACAAAATTCATGAAGAAAAGCAGGCAGTTAATGGGGAAAAGAAGAGCAAATCTAAGAAGGTTGAAGGGCAGCCCTCCAAGAATTTAATGGCTGAAAGAAGGCGAAGAAAGCGGTTAAATGACCGACTTTCAATGCTCAGATCAATTGTTCCTAGAATAAGCAAGGTGAAAAACAACACCCTTCATCTGCTTTCTTTTTCACAATCATAATAACTAAAAAATATCACATTTTTACTGATTTTTATGATGAAAAAAATGACAACCAGATGGACAGGACATCAATACTTGGGGATACAATAGAGTATATGAAAGAACTAATGGAAAAGGTCAGTATTTTGAAAGGACAAGATGTGGGAACAGATTCTAATAGCTTGAACTTGATAGTTAATGAAGCAAAACCAAGAAATCTACCAAAGGTGTCATTTTCATATTCTAACTCTTCCCATATAATATAAACGCCCATATTCATATGAACACATCTATTAATTTGTTGATACAATTTTCCTAGTTTGAAGTAGAGCGGAGAAACACAGAGACCCACGTTCAGATTTGCTGTTCAACAAATCCCGGATTGCTGCTATCGACAGTAAACGCACTCCAAGTGTTAGG encodes the following:
- the LOC110909517 gene encoding transcription factor bHLH93; the encoded protein is MQMQHPSKQQQGLLQDLFTPITHTWTTFPDEDVGFLHSFGDNTFNEEDNSYLASSSTIMEHILSSLQPTCDPNLNSFTAVNIPNSSSFEQKIYGHDDKPKPVASFQEGYPRIVEQKDDKIHEEKQAVNGEKKSKSKKVEGQPSKNLMAERRRRKRLNDRLSMLRSIVPRISKMDRTSILGDTIEYMKELMEKVSILKGQDVGTDSNSLNLIVNEAKPRNLPKFEVERRNTETHVQICCSTNPGLLLSTVNALQVLGLDIQNCVMSSFGDFTFQASCSEAPDHMMTSSEEIKQILTRNAGYGYGGPSL